The following are from one region of the Vicia villosa cultivar HV-30 ecotype Madison, WI unplaced genomic scaffold, Vvil1.0 ctg.000020F_1_1_3, whole genome shotgun sequence genome:
- the LOC131621972 gene encoding uncharacterized protein LOC131621972 — MSAAVLKKAESDKKAVEDKLAKEEVAREKAKKRVEEALMNKEEELEAEKKRSADLEASWAPTTEESDDISVLKSRAEMAEAGFDRAVEQLKLLNPGLKVDNIGLSSRIVDGQLLPDSPAEDE, encoded by the coding sequence ATGTCTGCTGCTGTGCTAAAGAAGGCAGAGTCAGACAAGAAGGCTGTTGAGGACAAGCTGGCTAAGGAAGAGGTTGCTCGGGAAAAGGCGAAGAAGAGGGTTGAGGAGGCGCTAATGAATAAGGAGGAGGAGTTGGAGGCGGAGAAGAAGAGGTCAGCCGATCTTGAGGCATCTTGGGCGCCGACGACGGAGGAATCCGATGACATATCCGTGCTGAAGTCCAGGGCCGAGATGGCTGAAGCTGGGTTCGACCGGGCTGTCGAACAGCTGAAGCTTCTGAACCCTGGGTTGAAGGTGGACAACATCGGGCTCTCGTCGAGGATCGTGGATGGACAATTGTTGCCCGACTCTCCGGCCGAAGATGAATGA